One window of the Prionailurus bengalensis isolate Pbe53 chromosome E1, Fcat_Pben_1.1_paternal_pri, whole genome shotgun sequence genome contains the following:
- the PECAM1 gene encoding platelet endothelial cell adhesion molecule isoform X4: protein MQLETAQDGKMWLGVLLALMLCPGLEGQENPFTINFIHMNILPGLEVQNGENLTLQCVVDISTTSHVKPQHWVLFYKDDVLFHNVSSMKNTESYFIPQARVCDAGTYKCTVILNNKEKTTSEYQVWVKGVSDPRVTLDKKEAIEGGVVTVNCSVPEENPPIYFTIEKLKLDAKGFKQKREKVSQNQNFMVMEFTVEEQDHVILFQCQARIFSGTNVEISKAIRSELVTVTESFSNPRFHISPKGVITEGDQLNIKCTIQVTHLVQSFPEIIIQKDKAIVAHKTHGNEATYSVMAMVEHNGNYTCKVEASRISKVSSIVVNITELFSKPKLESSATRLDHGESLNLWCSIPGAPPANFTIQKENTIVSLSQNFTKIASERDRGTYTCNAGIGKVVKKSNAVQITVCEMLSKPRIFYDSGPEVIKGQTIAVSCQSVNGTAPVSYHLVKANSILESCNMDSNEPAVFKDKPTKDVEYQCIADNCHSHTEMISEVLQVKVIAPVDEVKLTILLNEEVESGKEVVLRCSVNDASGPITYRFYREKEGSPFYQIISNDTYAIWHKDKASKEHEGQYYCTAFNRANLVKSNPQSNILTVRVFLAPWKKGLIAVVVIGVIIATLILGARCCFLKKAKAKQTPVEMARPAAPLLNSSNEKMLSDPDTEANRHYGYSEDVGNHAMKSANENKGLETKGTETVYSEIRKTNPDFVENRYSRTEGSLDGT from the exons CCTTCACCATCAACTTCATCCACATGAATATCCTGCCAGGACTGGAGGTGCAAAATGGGGAGAACCTGACCCTGCAGTGCGTCGTGGACATCAGCACCACCTCCCATGTCAAGCCTCAGCACTGGGTGCTGTTCTATAAGGATGATGTGCTGTTTCACAACGTCTCCTCCATGAAGAACACGGAGAGTTATTTTATTCCCCAAGCCCGGGTCTGTGATGCAGGGACATATAAATGCACGGTGATTCTGAACAACAAGGAGAAAACCACATCGGAGTACCAGGTGTGGGTGAAAG GAGTGTCCGATCCCAGAGTGACACTGGACAAGAAAGAGGCAATAGAAGGCGGGGTCGTGACGGTCAATTGTTCTGTCCCAGAGGAAAATCCCCCAATATACTTCACAATTGAAAAACTCAAGCTAGATGCAAAAGGTTtcaagcaaaaaagagaaaaagtttctCAGAACCAGAATTTTATGGTGATGGAATTCACAGTGGAGGAACAGGACCATGTCATATTGTTCCAATGTCAAGCCAGGATCTTTTCTGGGACCAATGTGGAGATCTCTAAAGCCATCAGGAGTGAACTGGTCACCGTGACGG AATCCTTCTCTAATCCCAGATTCCACATCAGCCCCAAGGGAGTGATCACAGAAGGAGATCAGCTCAACATTAAGTGCACCATTCAAGTGACACACCTGGTGCAGTCATTTCCAGAAATCATAATCCAGAAGGACAAGGCGATTGTAGCACACAAGACGCATGGCAATGAGGCCACCTACTCAGTGATGGCCATGGTGGAGCATAATGGCAACTACACGTGCAAAGTGGAAGCCAGCCGGATATCCAAGGTCAGCAGCATCGTGGTCAACATAACAG AGCTGTTTTCCAAGCCGAAGCTAGAATCTTCCGCCACCCGCCTGGATCATGGTGAAAGCCTGAACCTGTGGTGCTCCATTCCAGGAGCACCTCCAGCCAACTTTACCATCCAGAAGGAAAACACGATTGTGTCACTGTCTCAAAATTTCACCAAGATAGcctcagagagggacagagggacataCACCTGCAATGCAGGCATTGGCAAGGTGGTCAAGAAAAGCAATGCAGTCCAGATAACTGTGTGTG AAATGCTCTCCAAGCCCAGGATTTTTTATGACTCCGGCCCTGAGGTGATAAAAGGACAGACCATAGCAGTCAGTTGCCAGTCCGTAAATGGAACCGCACCTGTTAGCTATCACCTTGTAAAAGCAAATAGCATTTTGGAGAGTTGTAACATGGACTCCAATGAGCCTGCGGTATTCAAAGACAAGCCAACAAAAGATGTAGAATACCAATGTATCGCAGATAATTGTCATTCCCATACTGAAATGATCAGTGAAGTTCTGCAGGTCAAGGTGATAG cCCCTGTGGATGAGGTCAAGCTCACTATCCTGCTGAATGAAGAGGTGGAGTCTGGGAAGGAGGTTGTGCTTCGGTGCTCCGTGAATGATGCCTCTGGTCCCATCACCTACAGGTTTTACAGAGAAAAGGAGGGCAGTCCCTTCTACCAGATCATCTCAAATGATACCTATGCCATTTGGCACAAGGATAAGGCTAGCAAGGAACATGAGGGACAATATTACTGCACAGCCTTCAACAGAGCCAACCTTGTTAAAAGCAATCCCCAAAGCAACATACTGACAGTCAGAG tCTTTCTTGCCCCATGGAAGAAAGGACTTATTGCCGTGGTTGTCATCGGAGTGATAATTGCCACCTTGATACTTGGAGCCAGATGCTGTTTTCTGAAGAAAGCCAAGG ccAAGCAGACGCCAGTGGAGATGGCCAG gcCAGCAGCGCCACTTCTGAATTCCAGCAATGAGAAGATGTTGTCAGATCCCGATACCGAAGCCAACAGACATTACG GTTACAGTGAAGATGTTGGAAACCATGCAATGAAATcggcaaatgaaaataaag GTCTGGAAACCAAGGGCACAGAGACGGTGTATAGTGAAATCCGGAAAACTAATCCTG ATTTCGTGGAAAACAGATATTCT
- the PECAM1 gene encoding platelet endothelial cell adhesion molecule isoform X2, producing MQLETAQDGKMWLGVLLALMLCPGLEGQENPFTINFIHMNILPGLEVQNGENLTLQCVVDISTTSHVKPQHWVLFYKDDVLFHNVSSMKNTESYFIPQARVCDAGTYKCTVILNNKEKTTSEYQVWVKGVSDPRVTLDKKEAIEGGVVTVNCSVPEENPPIYFTIEKLKLDAKGFKQKREKVSQNQNFMVMEFTVEEQDHVILFQCQARIFSGTNVEISKAIRSELVTVTESFSNPRFHISPKGVITEGDQLNIKCTIQVTHLVQSFPEIIIQKDKAIVAHKTHGNEATYSVMAMVEHNGNYTCKVEASRISKVSSIVVNITELFSKPKLESSATRLDHGESLNLWCSIPGAPPANFTIQKENTIVSLSQNFTKIASERDRGTYTCNAGIGKVVKKSNAVQITVCEMLSKPRIFYDSGPEVIKGQTIAVSCQSVNGTAPVSYHLVKANSILESCNMDSNEPAVFKDKPTKDVEYQCIADNCHSHTEMISEVLQVKVIAPVDEVKLTILLNEEVESGKEVVLRCSVNDASGPITYRFYREKEGSPFYQIISNDTYAIWHKDKASKEHEGQYYCTAFNRANLVKSNPQSNILTVRVFLAPWKKGLIAVVVIGVIIATLILGARCCFLKKAKAKQTPVEMARPAAPLLNSSNEKMLSDPDTEANRHYGYSEDVGNHAMKSANENKEPLTMDVEYTEVQVTPSEPYQGLETKGTETVYSEIRKTNPDFVENRYSRTEGSLDGT from the exons CCTTCACCATCAACTTCATCCACATGAATATCCTGCCAGGACTGGAGGTGCAAAATGGGGAGAACCTGACCCTGCAGTGCGTCGTGGACATCAGCACCACCTCCCATGTCAAGCCTCAGCACTGGGTGCTGTTCTATAAGGATGATGTGCTGTTTCACAACGTCTCCTCCATGAAGAACACGGAGAGTTATTTTATTCCCCAAGCCCGGGTCTGTGATGCAGGGACATATAAATGCACGGTGATTCTGAACAACAAGGAGAAAACCACATCGGAGTACCAGGTGTGGGTGAAAG GAGTGTCCGATCCCAGAGTGACACTGGACAAGAAAGAGGCAATAGAAGGCGGGGTCGTGACGGTCAATTGTTCTGTCCCAGAGGAAAATCCCCCAATATACTTCACAATTGAAAAACTCAAGCTAGATGCAAAAGGTTtcaagcaaaaaagagaaaaagtttctCAGAACCAGAATTTTATGGTGATGGAATTCACAGTGGAGGAACAGGACCATGTCATATTGTTCCAATGTCAAGCCAGGATCTTTTCTGGGACCAATGTGGAGATCTCTAAAGCCATCAGGAGTGAACTGGTCACCGTGACGG AATCCTTCTCTAATCCCAGATTCCACATCAGCCCCAAGGGAGTGATCACAGAAGGAGATCAGCTCAACATTAAGTGCACCATTCAAGTGACACACCTGGTGCAGTCATTTCCAGAAATCATAATCCAGAAGGACAAGGCGATTGTAGCACACAAGACGCATGGCAATGAGGCCACCTACTCAGTGATGGCCATGGTGGAGCATAATGGCAACTACACGTGCAAAGTGGAAGCCAGCCGGATATCCAAGGTCAGCAGCATCGTGGTCAACATAACAG AGCTGTTTTCCAAGCCGAAGCTAGAATCTTCCGCCACCCGCCTGGATCATGGTGAAAGCCTGAACCTGTGGTGCTCCATTCCAGGAGCACCTCCAGCCAACTTTACCATCCAGAAGGAAAACACGATTGTGTCACTGTCTCAAAATTTCACCAAGATAGcctcagagagggacagagggacataCACCTGCAATGCAGGCATTGGCAAGGTGGTCAAGAAAAGCAATGCAGTCCAGATAACTGTGTGTG AAATGCTCTCCAAGCCCAGGATTTTTTATGACTCCGGCCCTGAGGTGATAAAAGGACAGACCATAGCAGTCAGTTGCCAGTCCGTAAATGGAACCGCACCTGTTAGCTATCACCTTGTAAAAGCAAATAGCATTTTGGAGAGTTGTAACATGGACTCCAATGAGCCTGCGGTATTCAAAGACAAGCCAACAAAAGATGTAGAATACCAATGTATCGCAGATAATTGTCATTCCCATACTGAAATGATCAGTGAAGTTCTGCAGGTCAAGGTGATAG cCCCTGTGGATGAGGTCAAGCTCACTATCCTGCTGAATGAAGAGGTGGAGTCTGGGAAGGAGGTTGTGCTTCGGTGCTCCGTGAATGATGCCTCTGGTCCCATCACCTACAGGTTTTACAGAGAAAAGGAGGGCAGTCCCTTCTACCAGATCATCTCAAATGATACCTATGCCATTTGGCACAAGGATAAGGCTAGCAAGGAACATGAGGGACAATATTACTGCACAGCCTTCAACAGAGCCAACCTTGTTAAAAGCAATCCCCAAAGCAACATACTGACAGTCAGAG tCTTTCTTGCCCCATGGAAGAAAGGACTTATTGCCGTGGTTGTCATCGGAGTGATAATTGCCACCTTGATACTTGGAGCCAGATGCTGTTTTCTGAAGAAAGCCAAGG ccAAGCAGACGCCAGTGGAGATGGCCAG gcCAGCAGCGCCACTTCTGAATTCCAGCAATGAGAAGATGTTGTCAGATCCCGATACCGAAGCCAACAGACATTACG GTTACAGTGAAGATGTTGGAAACCATGCAATGAAATcggcaaatgaaaataaag AGCCTCTGACCATGGATGTGGAATACACAGAAGTGCAAGTGACCCCATCTGAGCCTTACCAAG GTCTGGAAACCAAGGGCACAGAGACGGTGTATAGTGAAATCCGGAAAACTAATCCTG ATTTCGTGGAAAACAGATATTCT
- the PECAM1 gene encoding platelet endothelial cell adhesion molecule isoform X3, with product MQLETAQDGKMWLGVLLALMLCPGLEGQENPFTINFIHMNILPGLEVQNGENLTLQCVVDISTTSHVKPQHWVLFYKDDVLFHNVSSMKNTESYFIPQARVCDAGTYKCTVILNNKEKTTSEYQVWVKGVSDPRVTLDKKEAIEGGVVTVNCSVPEENPPIYFTIEKLKLDAKGFKQKREKVSQNQNFMVMEFTVEEQDHVILFQCQARIFSGTNVEISKAIRSELVTVTESFSNPRFHISPKGVITEGDQLNIKCTIQVTHLVQSFPEIIIQKDKAIVAHKTHGNEATYSVMAMVEHNGNYTCKVEASRISKVSSIVVNITELFSKPKLESSATRLDHGESLNLWCSIPGAPPANFTIQKENTIVSLSQNFTKIASERDRGTYTCNAGIGKVVKKSNAVQITVCEMLSKPRIFYDSGPEVIKGQTIAVSCQSVNGTAPVSYHLVKANSILESCNMDSNEPAVFKDKPTKDVEYQCIADNCHSHTEMISEVLQVKVIAPVDEVKLTILLNEEVESGKEVVLRCSVNDASGPITYRFYREKEGSPFYQIISNDTYAIWHKDKASKEHEGQYYCTAFNRANLVKSNPQSNILTVRVFLAPWKKGLIAVVVIGVIIATLILGARCCFLKKAKAKQTPVEMARPAAPLLNSSNEKMLSDPDTEANRHYGYSEDVGNHAMKSANENKEPLTMDVEYTEVQVTPSEPYQDFVENRYSRTEGSLDGT from the exons CCTTCACCATCAACTTCATCCACATGAATATCCTGCCAGGACTGGAGGTGCAAAATGGGGAGAACCTGACCCTGCAGTGCGTCGTGGACATCAGCACCACCTCCCATGTCAAGCCTCAGCACTGGGTGCTGTTCTATAAGGATGATGTGCTGTTTCACAACGTCTCCTCCATGAAGAACACGGAGAGTTATTTTATTCCCCAAGCCCGGGTCTGTGATGCAGGGACATATAAATGCACGGTGATTCTGAACAACAAGGAGAAAACCACATCGGAGTACCAGGTGTGGGTGAAAG GAGTGTCCGATCCCAGAGTGACACTGGACAAGAAAGAGGCAATAGAAGGCGGGGTCGTGACGGTCAATTGTTCTGTCCCAGAGGAAAATCCCCCAATATACTTCACAATTGAAAAACTCAAGCTAGATGCAAAAGGTTtcaagcaaaaaagagaaaaagtttctCAGAACCAGAATTTTATGGTGATGGAATTCACAGTGGAGGAACAGGACCATGTCATATTGTTCCAATGTCAAGCCAGGATCTTTTCTGGGACCAATGTGGAGATCTCTAAAGCCATCAGGAGTGAACTGGTCACCGTGACGG AATCCTTCTCTAATCCCAGATTCCACATCAGCCCCAAGGGAGTGATCACAGAAGGAGATCAGCTCAACATTAAGTGCACCATTCAAGTGACACACCTGGTGCAGTCATTTCCAGAAATCATAATCCAGAAGGACAAGGCGATTGTAGCACACAAGACGCATGGCAATGAGGCCACCTACTCAGTGATGGCCATGGTGGAGCATAATGGCAACTACACGTGCAAAGTGGAAGCCAGCCGGATATCCAAGGTCAGCAGCATCGTGGTCAACATAACAG AGCTGTTTTCCAAGCCGAAGCTAGAATCTTCCGCCACCCGCCTGGATCATGGTGAAAGCCTGAACCTGTGGTGCTCCATTCCAGGAGCACCTCCAGCCAACTTTACCATCCAGAAGGAAAACACGATTGTGTCACTGTCTCAAAATTTCACCAAGATAGcctcagagagggacagagggacataCACCTGCAATGCAGGCATTGGCAAGGTGGTCAAGAAAAGCAATGCAGTCCAGATAACTGTGTGTG AAATGCTCTCCAAGCCCAGGATTTTTTATGACTCCGGCCCTGAGGTGATAAAAGGACAGACCATAGCAGTCAGTTGCCAGTCCGTAAATGGAACCGCACCTGTTAGCTATCACCTTGTAAAAGCAAATAGCATTTTGGAGAGTTGTAACATGGACTCCAATGAGCCTGCGGTATTCAAAGACAAGCCAACAAAAGATGTAGAATACCAATGTATCGCAGATAATTGTCATTCCCATACTGAAATGATCAGTGAAGTTCTGCAGGTCAAGGTGATAG cCCCTGTGGATGAGGTCAAGCTCACTATCCTGCTGAATGAAGAGGTGGAGTCTGGGAAGGAGGTTGTGCTTCGGTGCTCCGTGAATGATGCCTCTGGTCCCATCACCTACAGGTTTTACAGAGAAAAGGAGGGCAGTCCCTTCTACCAGATCATCTCAAATGATACCTATGCCATTTGGCACAAGGATAAGGCTAGCAAGGAACATGAGGGACAATATTACTGCACAGCCTTCAACAGAGCCAACCTTGTTAAAAGCAATCCCCAAAGCAACATACTGACAGTCAGAG tCTTTCTTGCCCCATGGAAGAAAGGACTTATTGCCGTGGTTGTCATCGGAGTGATAATTGCCACCTTGATACTTGGAGCCAGATGCTGTTTTCTGAAGAAAGCCAAGG ccAAGCAGACGCCAGTGGAGATGGCCAG gcCAGCAGCGCCACTTCTGAATTCCAGCAATGAGAAGATGTTGTCAGATCCCGATACCGAAGCCAACAGACATTACG GTTACAGTGAAGATGTTGGAAACCATGCAATGAAATcggcaaatgaaaataaag AGCCTCTGACCATGGATGTGGAATACACAGAAGTGCAAGTGACCCCATCTGAGCCTTACCAAG ATTTCGTGGAAAACAGATATTCT
- the PECAM1 gene encoding platelet endothelial cell adhesion molecule isoform X1, whose protein sequence is MQLETAQDGKMWLGVLLALMLCPGLEGQENPFTINFIHMNILPGLEVQNGENLTLQCVVDISTTSHVKPQHWVLFYKDDVLFHNVSSMKNTESYFIPQARVCDAGTYKCTVILNNKEKTTSEYQVWVKGVSDPRVTLDKKEAIEGGVVTVNCSVPEENPPIYFTIEKLKLDAKGFKQKREKVSQNQNFMVMEFTVEEQDHVILFQCQARIFSGTNVEISKAIRSELVTVTESFSNPRFHISPKGVITEGDQLNIKCTIQVTHLVQSFPEIIIQKDKAIVAHKTHGNEATYSVMAMVEHNGNYTCKVEASRISKVSSIVVNITELFSKPKLESSATRLDHGESLNLWCSIPGAPPANFTIQKENTIVSLSQNFTKIASERDRGTYTCNAGIGKVVKKSNAVQITVCEMLSKPRIFYDSGPEVIKGQTIAVSCQSVNGTAPVSYHLVKANSILESCNMDSNEPAVFKDKPTKDVEYQCIADNCHSHTEMISEVLQVKVIAPVDEVKLTILLNEEVESGKEVVLRCSVNDASGPITYRFYREKEGSPFYQIISNDTYAIWHKDKASKEHEGQYYCTAFNRANLVKSNPQSNILTVRVFLAPWKKGLIAVVVIGVIIATLILGARCCFLKKAKAKQTPVEMARPAAPLLNSSNEKMLSDPDTEANRHYGYSEDVGNHAMKSANENKEPLTMDVEYTEVQVTPSEPYQEKNKSQNKAPSGNIPDSRDKQPAGLGLETKGTETVYSEIRKTNPDFVENRYSRTEGSLDGT, encoded by the exons CCTTCACCATCAACTTCATCCACATGAATATCCTGCCAGGACTGGAGGTGCAAAATGGGGAGAACCTGACCCTGCAGTGCGTCGTGGACATCAGCACCACCTCCCATGTCAAGCCTCAGCACTGGGTGCTGTTCTATAAGGATGATGTGCTGTTTCACAACGTCTCCTCCATGAAGAACACGGAGAGTTATTTTATTCCCCAAGCCCGGGTCTGTGATGCAGGGACATATAAATGCACGGTGATTCTGAACAACAAGGAGAAAACCACATCGGAGTACCAGGTGTGGGTGAAAG GAGTGTCCGATCCCAGAGTGACACTGGACAAGAAAGAGGCAATAGAAGGCGGGGTCGTGACGGTCAATTGTTCTGTCCCAGAGGAAAATCCCCCAATATACTTCACAATTGAAAAACTCAAGCTAGATGCAAAAGGTTtcaagcaaaaaagagaaaaagtttctCAGAACCAGAATTTTATGGTGATGGAATTCACAGTGGAGGAACAGGACCATGTCATATTGTTCCAATGTCAAGCCAGGATCTTTTCTGGGACCAATGTGGAGATCTCTAAAGCCATCAGGAGTGAACTGGTCACCGTGACGG AATCCTTCTCTAATCCCAGATTCCACATCAGCCCCAAGGGAGTGATCACAGAAGGAGATCAGCTCAACATTAAGTGCACCATTCAAGTGACACACCTGGTGCAGTCATTTCCAGAAATCATAATCCAGAAGGACAAGGCGATTGTAGCACACAAGACGCATGGCAATGAGGCCACCTACTCAGTGATGGCCATGGTGGAGCATAATGGCAACTACACGTGCAAAGTGGAAGCCAGCCGGATATCCAAGGTCAGCAGCATCGTGGTCAACATAACAG AGCTGTTTTCCAAGCCGAAGCTAGAATCTTCCGCCACCCGCCTGGATCATGGTGAAAGCCTGAACCTGTGGTGCTCCATTCCAGGAGCACCTCCAGCCAACTTTACCATCCAGAAGGAAAACACGATTGTGTCACTGTCTCAAAATTTCACCAAGATAGcctcagagagggacagagggacataCACCTGCAATGCAGGCATTGGCAAGGTGGTCAAGAAAAGCAATGCAGTCCAGATAACTGTGTGTG AAATGCTCTCCAAGCCCAGGATTTTTTATGACTCCGGCCCTGAGGTGATAAAAGGACAGACCATAGCAGTCAGTTGCCAGTCCGTAAATGGAACCGCACCTGTTAGCTATCACCTTGTAAAAGCAAATAGCATTTTGGAGAGTTGTAACATGGACTCCAATGAGCCTGCGGTATTCAAAGACAAGCCAACAAAAGATGTAGAATACCAATGTATCGCAGATAATTGTCATTCCCATACTGAAATGATCAGTGAAGTTCTGCAGGTCAAGGTGATAG cCCCTGTGGATGAGGTCAAGCTCACTATCCTGCTGAATGAAGAGGTGGAGTCTGGGAAGGAGGTTGTGCTTCGGTGCTCCGTGAATGATGCCTCTGGTCCCATCACCTACAGGTTTTACAGAGAAAAGGAGGGCAGTCCCTTCTACCAGATCATCTCAAATGATACCTATGCCATTTGGCACAAGGATAAGGCTAGCAAGGAACATGAGGGACAATATTACTGCACAGCCTTCAACAGAGCCAACCTTGTTAAAAGCAATCCCCAAAGCAACATACTGACAGTCAGAG tCTTTCTTGCCCCATGGAAGAAAGGACTTATTGCCGTGGTTGTCATCGGAGTGATAATTGCCACCTTGATACTTGGAGCCAGATGCTGTTTTCTGAAGAAAGCCAAGG ccAAGCAGACGCCAGTGGAGATGGCCAG gcCAGCAGCGCCACTTCTGAATTCCAGCAATGAGAAGATGTTGTCAGATCCCGATACCGAAGCCAACAGACATTACG GTTACAGTGAAGATGTTGGAAACCATGCAATGAAATcggcaaatgaaaataaag AGCCTCTGACCATGGATGTGGAATACACAGAAGTGCAAGTGACCCCATCTGAGCCTTACCAAG agaaaaacaagagcCAAAATAAAGCACCATCCGGAAACATCCCTGACAGCAGAGACAAACAGCCTGCTGGCCTGG GTCTGGAAACCAAGGGCACAGAGACGGTGTATAGTGAAATCCGGAAAACTAATCCTG ATTTCGTGGAAAACAGATATTCT